CTAGAAATCAAACAAGGAGAATTAATGAACAGACTATATATTATCGGGATTGGTCCCGGAGGTACAGGAGCTATTACCGGGGATGCAATAAATGCTCTTAATGATTCTGAACTTATCACAGCCTATACACCGTATTTGGATTATGTGAAGGATGTAGTGGATTTGGATGAAAAAAGCATATTTACAAGCGGTATGATGAAGGAAATAGAAAGATGCACTCATGCTGTTGAGTCTGCTGCCAAAGGGATAACTACTTCCATAATAAGCACCGGAGATGCAGGTCTCTACGGGATGGCTGGTCCATGTTATGAGATTGCTGAAGAGCTTGGACTTATTGAAAAAATCGAAATAATTGTCGTTCCGGGAGTAAGTGCTGTTTTTGCTGCAGCAGCAGAACTGGGAGCACCACTGATGCATGACACTGCGATAATAAGTCTTTCAGATCTTCTAACACCTTTGGAATTGATAAAAAAGAGGCTTAAATACGCGGCTCTAGGTGATTTTGTAATAGGGATATATAATCCCAGATCAAAGAAAAGACCCGATAATTTAAAGATGGCAATTGATATTATTGCAATGCACAGAAATCCCAAGACGCCGGTAGGAATAGTTAGAAATGCCGGTAGGGCGGGGACGGAGATTATTATCACTGATTTGTGCTCGATAGATTATGAAAGTGTGGATATGCTGAGTTTGGTAATCGTGGGCAATACAAATACAAGAATTATTAATGGCAAAATAGTAACGCCAAGGGGATATGAGAATAAATGATTTGGATTATAGGTGGTACTTCAGAAGCGAGGGAGTTTTTAAGTGGTCTTAAAGATACCGATGATATTATCATAACGGTTACAACACAGTATGGTAAGAGCCTTATACAGGATGCCAAAGTTATTACAGGACGTATGAATGCTGAAGAGATGGTGGGTTTTATAGAAGGATACGGAATCGGTCTAATAATTGATATGTCGCATCCCTTTGCATTAGAAGTAAGCTCAAATGCCATTGTGGCTTCAAATCAAACGGGGACAAGGTATATTCGCTATATAAGGAATTCTGCCGAGAGTGAAGATGCTATAATCGAAAAGTCTATGGACGATTTATTGTCTAAAATAGATGAGATTACCGGAAACATACTATTTACAACGGGTTCAAAGGATATCCCAAAGTTTGAAAGGGTGAGGGGAGAAAGCAGGCATACCTATAGAATCCTTCCCTTGGTTAATAGTTTAAAGATAGCTGAAGAAGCAGGTGTTTCAGCTGATGATGTCATCTGTATGAAGGGACCCTTTACAAAGGAATTCAATATTGCAATGATTGAAAATTTTGGTATTGAGTACATGGTCATGAAGGAAAGTGGAGAGAATAGTGGTTTTTTAGATAAGATTGAAGCATGTAGAGAAATGGGTGTAAAACCCATAGTCCTAAAGAGAACGGAAGAGTTTGGAATCGATGGTTTTGATGATTTAAAGAGAGTTATCGTGGAGTATAGAAAAAAGTCATAGAGAAAAGAGGGGCCGAAATGACTGATATTTACAAATTTGATACGGAAACCGGATTTGAAAAAATCAAGTTGGGCGGATTCCAAGCCAAACTTGAAGATGAGGATTACTATGTAGGTTATATTGATTTTTATGATTTGGAAAAGTATGATGAAATACTACATATCCCTGAGAGAATCTATAAAGTATTCAGCACGGAATTAAAACTCTTACAAAACAGTTTGATAGTTCACGACAAATATACTTTCGGAACTATAAATATAATTAATGTGGATGATATCTTTGGGCAGAGGGACTTGATAGGTATTTATATTGAAAAAAATCGGTTTGTAATTATCGATATAAAGGATGAGGACGGTTCGATTAAACGTGCTTTTAATTTTGCAGTAAATAGTGGGTTTGAGTCGACCTCTCCGGGTAGATTTATCAATAATTTCCTTAAAAACTTGATATCGAGCCATGTGGCGATATACGAAACTCTTAGGGGAGATGTTGAGAGCTTGGACAACGAAGTGCTTAGTGAAAGTCTTCAAAAGGAGACCATAATAAAAATATCTGAACTCAATCATGTGCTCCTTGAGCTATATGGAAACTATGAACAATTGGTCGATTTTTGCGAGGTCCTCGTAGAAAACGACAACGAGATTCTAAACGAAAAGGATATAAAGTATTTTAAGTTTATGGAGAATAGGCTAAACAGATACAGTTCAAATATTCAGCTCCTTCGTGAATATGCTGCTCAGGTCAGGGAGTCTTATCAAGCTCAAATGGACATAAATTTAAATAGAGTTATGAAGATTTTCACAGTGGTTGCAACGGTGTTTTTACCACTGACACTACTGGTCGGTTGGTATGGTATGAACTTTAAAAACATGCCTGAGCTGTCTTGGGAACATGGTTATAAATATGTAATAGTATTTAGTATATTTATCACAGCTGCTTGCTTATACTTCTTTAAGAAGAGAGAATTAATATAGGTGATTAAAATGATAGAGAAAAAGATTATTGCCGGTGACGGCTTGGAACTAGCACTTAGGGATTATCGAATCGAAAACCCCAAGGGGGTATTTCATATTATTCATGGAGCCTCTGAACATAAAAACAGATATGATGAATTTTGTAAGTTTCTTGCATCATCAGGGTATGCTGCAGTGATATCTGATACAAGAGGACATGGAGAGTCAATCAACAATTCATATCCCATAGGGCATGTGGATAGTCTCGATCAAATCATCGGAGATATGAAGATTATAAGGAAATATATAGATGACGAATACCCAGGAGTACCGGTGATGCTATTCGGTCATTCATTCGGTTCAATGATTTCCAGGAAATTAATCCAGGATTATGATGATGCATATACAGCTCTTATATTGTCAGGGGCTCCTAATTATGTGGGGATAGTTAAGTTGGGATTGGGAATATCGAAACTCATAACTGCTTTTACCGGAGGTTCTTCATTCAACAAGATAATCACGGGACTCAATAAGGTGGGTCATGATGACTCCTGGCTTAGTTATAATGAATTAAATAAACAGGAGTATGCAAAGGATCCTCTATGCGGATTCAAGTATACCAATAATGGAAATATAACAATGTTTACTGCTGTTGACGAAATTCATAACATCGATGCCTATAAGTTTAAAAATCCTGATTTAAGAATTTTATTTATATCGGGTATAGATG
The sequence above is a segment of the Peptoniphilaceae bacterium AMB_02 genome. Coding sequences within it:
- the cobJ gene encoding precorrin-3B C(17)-methyltransferase, which codes for MNRLYIIGIGPGGTGAITGDAINALNDSELITAYTPYLDYVKDVVDLDEKSIFTSGMMKEIERCTHAVESAAKGITTSIISTGDAGLYGMAGPCYEIAEELGLIEKIEIIVVPGVSAVFAAAAELGAPLMHDTAIISLSDLLTPLELIKKRLKYAALGDFVIGIYNPRSKKRPDNLKMAIDIIAMHRNPKTPVGIVRNAGRAGTEIIITDLCSIDYESVDMLSLVIVGNTNTRIINGKIVTPRGYENK
- the cobK gene encoding precorrin-6A reductase, whose protein sequence is MIWIIGGTSEAREFLSGLKDTDDIIITVTTQYGKSLIQDAKVITGRMNAEEMVGFIEGYGIGLIIDMSHPFALEVSSNAIVASNQTGTRYIRYIRNSAESEDAIIEKSMDDLLSKIDEITGNILFTTGSKDIPKFERVRGESRHTYRILPLVNSLKIAEEAGVSADDVICMKGPFTKEFNIAMIENFGIEYMVMKESGENSGFLDKIEACREMGVKPIVLKRTEEFGIDGFDDLKRVIVEYRKKS
- a CDS encoding CorA family divalent cation transporter; the encoded protein is MTDIYKFDTETGFEKIKLGGFQAKLEDEDYYVGYIDFYDLEKYDEILHIPERIYKVFSTELKLLQNSLIVHDKYTFGTINIINVDDIFGQRDLIGIYIEKNRFVIIDIKDEDGSIKRAFNFAVNSGFESTSPGRFINNFLKNLISSHVAIYETLRGDVESLDNEVLSESLQKETIIKISELNHVLLELYGNYEQLVDFCEVLVENDNEILNEKDIKYFKFMENRLNRYSSNIQLLREYAAQVRESYQAQMDINLNRVMKIFTVVATVFLPLTLLVGWYGMNFKNMPELSWEHGYKYVIVFSIFITAACLYFFKKRELI
- a CDS encoding alpha/beta hydrolase → MIEKKIIAGDGLELALRDYRIENPKGVFHIIHGASEHKNRYDEFCKFLASSGYAAVISDTRGHGESINNSYPIGHVDSLDQIIGDMKIIRKYIDDEYPGVPVMLFGHSFGSMISRKLIQDYDDAYTALILSGAPNYVGIVKLGLGISKLITAFTGGSSFNKIITGLNKVGHDDSWLSYNELNKQEYAKDPLCGFKYTNNGNITMFTAVDEIHNIDAYKFKNPDLRILFISGIDDPITGGKNGLNDSIESLKKVGYSEIVNIVYPNMKHEILNEDNRLDVYKDIIEFLS